A genomic stretch from Coffea arabica cultivar ET-39 chromosome 10c, Coffea Arabica ET-39 HiFi, whole genome shotgun sequence includes:
- the LOC113713786 gene encoding uncharacterized protein isoform X2, whose protein sequence is MLKFLSKVRIEFNALDPRTAACMEFLAQCNARKAKESNPACQVQVKRRTDDQPPQITVTFVNGVEEKFDATATPAQTIRNMILEKGQYLETEQMFREAGERWPVIIPEEELNQPFAGIKPKKAEEKKQ, encoded by the exons ATGTTGAAGTTCTTGTCGAAGGTGAGGATCGAGTTCAACGCATTGGATCCACGGACGGCGGCGTGTATGGAGTTTTTGGCTCAATGCAACGCCCGCAAGGCTAAGGAATCGAACCCAGCTTGCCAGGTCCAAGTTAAGCGCCGGACCGACGATCAACCGCCTCAAATCACCGTCACCTTCGTCAACGGAGTTGAGGAGAAATTTGACGCCACCGCCACTCCAGCGCAGACCATCCGGAACATGATTCTGGAGAAGGGTCAGTACCTGGAGACCGAGCAAATGTTCCGAGAGGCTGGGGAGCGGTGGCCTGTCATTATACCTGAGGAAGAGCTCAACCAACCATTCGCTGGTATTAAG CCGAAGAAAGCAGAAGAGAAGAAGCAGTGA
- the LOC113714943 gene encoding zinc finger CCCH domain-containing protein 6, whose translation MDARMLPLSWEAVMLICVFASGMRWFGLWQFVEGGERGRQVRLFLSEETPAQVGFGCQDHLQAKTSWSSNSNSLVSDDNLPPGFEGTQPANLLWNKLPQIPLIKWKCPPRFVLDDAWRVVAGEESVEVERENRRENTVLEAIYPRPSAIPPDPSTDAGAEISSDEPVTHIPITPIEDEDAPAPTNALFDSVTMNTLPLSLQSQPLTPGASSSHVTINHPQRAPATEVITGVDLDVVAAAHAALSAVMTNTNQGNMIDRDLLIKILSDPKMVEQLVKNHGSSTSTQTMPATSMQNVPTNMQHMASISTRMPVASMQNVPATAIPNIASTTTQSIPGPSMPNRPRPMTPGISLSDQSQISISRTDRPLAHISRPEVVAPPVTAASGGVFYPPSRIASISNMRPPVPDVVSAPSPSVGAPVAKDINYYKSLIQQHGGDRQEPMLHYNNRSNTPLLSAREPLNNPKSRDMKPKIMKPCMYFNSSRGCRNGANCAYQHDESSPQQRVNGMPDSQSAKRMKMDREITGT comes from the exons ATGGATGCAAGGATGCTACCACTTTCTTGGGAAGCAGTCATGCTCATCTGTGTTTTTGCATCTGGGATGAGGTGGTTTGGATTGTGGCAATTTGTGGAGGGAGGGGAGAGAGGGAGACAA GTAAGACTGTTTTTATCGGAAGAGACTCCTGCACAAGTTGGGTTTGGGTGTCAGGATCACCTCCAAGCAAAGACATCATGGTCATCAAACTCAAATTCCTTAGTGTCTGATGACAATTTACCACCAGGCTTTGAAGGAACTCAGCCTGCAAATCTCCTTTGGAATAAATTACCCCAAATACCTCTTATCAAATGGAAATGCCCTCCTAGA TTTGTATTGGATGATGCTTGGAGAGTGGTTGCTGGAGAAGAAAGTGTAGAAGTTGAACGTGAAAATAGGCGGGAGAACACAGTGCTTGAGGCAATTTATCCACGACCATCTGCTATTCCTCCAGA TCCTTCTACTGATGCGGGTGCAGAAATCTCTTCTGATGAACCAGTTACTCATATTCCCATCACTCCTATTGAAGATGAAGATGCACCTGCACCTacaaatgcattatttgattctgtGACAATGAACACTCTTCCCCTCAGCTTACAGTCCCAGCCCTTGACACCTGGAGCTTCCTCATCTCATGTGACAATTAATCATCCCCAGAGAGCCCCTGCAACTGAGGTAATCACTGGAGTGGATCTTGATGTTGTAGCAGCTGCACATGCTGCCTTGAGTGCGGTAATGACCAACACCAATCAAGGAAATATGATTGACCGCGACTTGCTCATCAAAATTCTGAGTGACCCAAAAATGGTTGAACAATTGGTCAAGAACCATGGATCCTCCACTAGTACACAAACCATGCCAGCGACCAGCATGCAGAATGTGCCAACTAATATGCAGCATATGGCATCTATCAGTACTCGAATGCCTGTTGCAAGCATGCAGAATGTGCCAGCCACTGCAATTCCAAATATCGCATCAACAACCACACAGAGTATACCAGGCCCTAGCATGCCAAATAGGCCCAGGCCAATGACACCAGGAATAAGTTTATCTGATCAGTCTCAGATTTCTATTAGTAGAACAGATCGGCCTTTAGCCCACATTAGCAGACCAGAAGTTGTTGCACCTCCTGTTACAGCTGCTTCTGGTGGAGTCTTCTACCCTCCGAGTCGGATTGCATCTATTTCCAATATGCGGCCGCCAGTACCTGATGTTGTCTCAGCTCCATCTCCATCTGTAGGGGCTCCTGTTGCAAAGGATATTAACTATTATAAGAGCCTGATCCAGCAACATGGAGGAGATAGACAAGAACCAATGCTACATTACAACAACCGCAGCAACActcccttgctctcggccaGAGAACCCTTAAATAACCCGAAATCCAGAGATATGAAACccaaaataatgaagccttgtaTGTATTTTAACAGTTCAAGGGGATGTCGGAATGGAGCCAACTGTGCATATCAACATGATGAATCATCACCCCAGCAGAGGGTTAATGGAATGCCAGATTCACAAAGTGCTAAGAGAATGAAAATGGATAGGGAGATCACTGGTACATAA
- the LOC113713786 gene encoding uncharacterized protein isoform X1 gives MLKFLSKVRIEFNALDPRTAACMEFLAQCNARKAKESNPACQVQVKRRTDDQPPQITVTFVNGVEEKFDATATPAQTIRNMILEKGQYLETEQMFREAGERWPVIIPEEELNQPFAGIKVISENDPKGLF, from the exons ATGTTGAAGTTCTTGTCGAAGGTGAGGATCGAGTTCAACGCATTGGATCCACGGACGGCGGCGTGTATGGAGTTTTTGGCTCAATGCAACGCCCGCAAGGCTAAGGAATCGAACCCAGCTTGCCAGGTCCAAGTTAAGCGCCGGACCGACGATCAACCGCCTCAAATCACCGTCACCTTCGTCAACGGAGTTGAGGAGAAATTTGACGCCACCGCCACTCCAGCGCAGACCATCCGGAACATGATTCTGGAGAAGGGTCAGTACCTGGAGACCGAGCAAATGTTCCGAGAGGCTGGGGAGCGGTGGCCTGTCATTATACCTGAGGAAGAGCTCAACCAACCATTCGCTGGTATTAAG GTGATTTCAGAGAATGATCCCAAAGGCTTGTTTTAA